In the genome of Vicia villosa cultivar HV-30 ecotype Madison, WI linkage group LG7, Vvil1.0, whole genome shotgun sequence, one region contains:
- the LOC131620954 gene encoding uncharacterized protein LOC131620954: protein MNSTHFTTEFLPRTLNPFSPYNQFSFLKPFNKSPNLKFQPRKRFQVVSFSQNPKSSSELTISGKDYNVRSNRDVRTYAGRSKKTGGASSSGGRLEGNAEFRRRMKRNSKAKSKKLAESLFYRLKNPKGRGNYPDNFSEDLLQQIGLGYDRLVRFMEKDDPNLRHPNDWYKYGEYGPFSWRGVVVGEPVSGGITDECVSIISEVKDHEEWEEIEKHEMAADFGEKVKLLDQTKLRYFWVFVRHPKWRVSELPWQQWTLVSEVVVEAGKQRLDKWTLMGRLGNKARSLIGQCAAWMRPDIVYVKRPVFQCRFEPQDNFFNAIIPFLDPRTEQDYLCEVENDDGRVERCTYYGGLCKIVKVNQKAFVDDVVNAYQKLSDEKKSKCLEFLLGHHPVEILHPYTKEWKAKLEEMELGCDAPDEEDEDAVGENDTEILEWIEDEGSDGDGDGDAEFDGDDDDDENDEEEEEDEEEIDDFDINEDQNLVTDMEESEDGKFHAMNEDVTDWKEFRKLTNSADAIENMARKSVEISTKLYKKQMMMAEEAEEETMRDSVKGDETALRGKRAKVSPEEWKYVGLGPWRKKIKKSKLPPDLFLRAAIRPFTYRNLVKEIVLTRHAILDGDIGKEE, encoded by the coding sequence ATGAATTCAACCCATTTTACAACTGAATTCTTACCCAGAACATTGAACCCCTTTTCACCTTACAACCAATTTTCCTTTCTTAAACCTTTCAACAAATCCCCAAACCTAAAATTCCAACCCCGCAAACGCTTTCAAGTTGTTTCCTTCTCCCAAAACCCGAAATCGAGTAGCGAATTAACGATTTCCGGCAAGGATTATAATGTCCGCAGCAATAGAGATGTTCGGACTTATGCGGGTCGGAGTAAGAAGACTGGTGGTGCATCGTCTTCCGGTGGTAGACTGGAAGGCAATGCGGAGTTTCGGAGACGTATGAAGCGGAATTCTAAGGCGAAAAGCAAGAAGCTTGCTGAGTCTTTGTTCTACAGGTTGAAAAACCCTAAAGGCCGTGGGAATTATCCTGATAATTTCTCAGAGGATTTGCTTCAACAAATCGGGCTTGGATATGATCGACTCGTTCGGTTCATGGAGAAAGATGACCCGAATTTACGCCACCCGAATGATTGGTATAAGTATGGTGAATACGGGCCGTTTTCGTGGCGGGGGGTCGTTGTTGGTGAGCCGGTTAGTGGAGGGATTACGGATGAATGTGTGAGTATAATTAGCGAAGTGAAGGATCATGAAGAATGGGAGGAGATTGAGAAACATGAAATGGCTGCTGATTTTGGGGAGAAGGTGAAGCTGTTGGATCAAACTAAGTTAAGGTATTTTTGGGTTTTTGTTCGGCATCCGAAGTGGCGAGTTTCGGAGCTTCCTTGGCAGCAATGGACTTTGGTTAGTGAAGTAGTAGTTGAAGCTGGGAAGCAGAGGTTAGATAAGTGGACTTTGATGGGTAGACTCGGGAACAAGGCGAGGTCGTTGATAGGGCAATGTGCAGCGTGGATGAGGCCGGATATTGTGTATGTTAAGCGGCCGGTGTTTCAGTGTAGGTTTGAGCCTCAGGATAATTTTTTTAACGCGATAATTCCGTTTCTTGATCCTAGAACGGAACAGGATTACCTTTGCGAGGTGGAAAACGATGACGGGAGGGTTGAGAGGTGTACTTATTATGGTGGGTTGTGTAAGATTGTGAAGGTGAATCAGAAGGCTTTTGTTGATGATGTGGTTAACGCGTATCAGAAATTGAGTGACGAGAAGAAGTCGAAATGTTTGGAGTTTCTTTTGGGGCATCATCCGGTGGAGATTTTGCATCCGTATACTAAAGAGTGGAAGGCTAAGTTGGAAGAGATGGAGCTTGGTTGTGATGctcctgatgaagaagatgaggaTGCTGTTGGGGAAAATGATACTGAGATTCTTGAATGGATTGAGGATGAAGGTAGCGATGGAGATGGAGATGGAGATGCTGAatttgatggtgatgatgatgatgatgagaatgatgaagaagaagaggaggaCGAGGAGGAgattgatgattttgatattaATGAAGATCAAAATCTAGTTACGGACATGGAAGAAAGCGAAGATGGTAAATTTCATGCGATGAATGAAGACGTGACGGACTGGAAGGAGTTTCGAAAATTAACAAATAGCGCCGATGCAATTGAAAATATGGCAAGGAAGAGTGTCGAGATCTCTACAAAGTTGTACAAAAAGCAAATGATGATGGCGGAGGAGGCAGAGGAAGAAACAATGCGTGATTCAGTAAAAGGAGACGAAACCGCGTTGAGAGGAAAGCGAGCAAAGGTTAGTCCAGAAGAGTGGAAGTATGTTGGGCTAGGTCCGTGGAGAAAAAAGATCAAGAAGAGCAAACTTCCTCCAGACCTATTTCTGCGAGCAGCGATTCGACCTTTCACTTACAGAAATCTTGTTAAAGAGATTGTTTTAACTAGGCATGCAATTTTGGATGGTGATATTGGTAAGGAAGAATAA